Proteins found in one Actinomycetota bacterium genomic segment:
- a CDS encoding FHA domain-containing protein: MPPLAAAVSPFVLSVLKYAFLALVYFFVFRALRTVAVDVAGRRSRAPDTRPSRPVARGATPTRAGKGKAPTSVVVRDEAGKKLDSVPLAGAVQIGRAEACHVRIEDRYASQFHARLYSKNGAWYVEDLGSTNGTYLNQQRVSGSAQVQAGDHIRIGKTTLELKR; the protein is encoded by the coding sequence ATGCCGCCGCTCGCGGCGGCCGTCTCCCCGTTCGTCCTGTCGGTCCTGAAGTACGCCTTCCTCGCGCTGGTGTACTTCTTCGTGTTCCGGGCCCTTCGAACGGTGGCCGTGGACGTGGCGGGACGGCGGAGCCGGGCCCCCGACACCCGGCCGTCCCGGCCCGTGGCGAGAGGAGCGACGCCCACCCGGGCCGGCAAGGGAAAGGCGCCCACCTCGGTGGTGGTCCGGGACGAGGCCGGCAAGAAGCTGGACTCGGTTCCGCTGGCCGGCGCCGTGCAGATCGGGCGGGCGGAGGCCTGCCACGTGCGGATCGAGGACCGCTACGCCTCCCAGTTCCACGCCCGGCTGTACTCCAAGAACGGGGCCTGGTACGTGGAAGACCTGGGGTCCACCAACGGGACCTACCTGAACCAGCAGCGGGTCAGCGGTTCGGCCCAGGTCCAGGCGGGGGATCATATCCGCATCGGGAAGACGACCCTGGAGTTGAAGCGATGA